In one window of Arachis ipaensis cultivar K30076 chromosome B06, Araip1.1, whole genome shotgun sequence DNA:
- the LOC107646045 gene encoding boron transporter 1: MEETFVPLEGIKNDLRGRLMCYKQDWTGGIKAGLRIWAPTTYIFFASAIPVISFGEQLERDTDGVLTAVQTLASTSICGIIHSIIGGQPLLILGVAEPTVIMYTFMFNFAKERAELGRELFLAWTGWVCVWTALLLFLLAILGACSIINRFTRIAGELFGLLIAMLFMQQAIKGLVDEFRIPERQNPKAIEFLPSWRFANGMFALVLSFGLLLTALRSRKARSWRYGSGWLRSLIADYGVPLMVLVWTGVSYIPSSSVPSGIPRRLFSPNPWSPGAYENWTVIKDMLQVPVVYIIGAFIPATMIAVLYYFDHSVASQLAQQNEFNLRKPSSYHYDLLLLGFLTLMCGLIGIPPANGVIPQSPMHTKSLATLKHQLLRNRLVATARKSIGKNASLGQLYGNMQEAYHQMQTPLVYQDPSARTQGLKELKESTILQATSMGSMDAPVDETLFDVEKEIDDLLPVEVKEQRLSNLLQATMVGGCVAAMPLLKKIPTSVLWGYFAFMAIESLPGNQFWERILLLFTAPSRRYKVLEDYHATFVETVPFKTIATFTIFQTLYLLVCFGLTWVPIAGVMFPMMIMLLVPVRQYFLPRFFKGPHLQDLDAASYEEQTALPYNIATQSEFGAGASQVGEGEILDEVITRSRGEFRRTNSPKVTSSTPTPGNDLKGLQSPRLSFNSRRGELSAEHSPRSGTRGPHSPMAREVRLANLGRSPLSSDSKQHNNK, from the exons TGGTGAACAACTAGAGCGAGACACAG ATGGTGTTCTAACAGCGGTTCAAACACTGGCTTCAACTTCAATATGTGGCATCATACATTCAATCATTGGTGGCCAACCTTTGCTGATATTGGGTGTGGCAGAGCCCACTGTAATCATGTACACATTCATGTTCAATTTTGCAAAGGAGAGAGCAGAGTTGGGTAGGGAACTCTTTCTGGCATGGACTGGTTGGGTGTGTGTATGGACGGCActcttgctcttcttgttggcCATTCTTGGAGCTTGCTCCATAATCAATAGGTTTACAAGAATTGCAGGAGAGTTGTTTGGCCTTCTCATTGCAATGCTCTTCATGCAACAAGCTATCAAA GGTCTGGTGGATGAGTTTCGCATACCGGAACGACAGAATCCGAAAGCAATCGAATTCTTACCTTCATGGAGATTTGCTAATGGCATGTTTGCATTAGTCCTTTCATTTGGCCTTCTTCTCACTGCATTGAGAAGCAGAAAGGCCAGGTCATGGCGCTATGGTAGTG GTTGGCTTAGAAGCTTAATAGCAGATTATGGTGTGCCACTTATGGTGTTAGTTTGGACTGGTGTGTCCTACATACCATCTTCAAGTGTTCCAAGTGGTATACCAAGGCGCCTCTTCAGCCCAAATCCATGGTCTCCAGGTGCATATGAGAATTGGACTGTCATTAAG GATATGCTTCAAGTTCCTGTGGTGTACATAATTGGAGCATTTATCCCAGCAACCATGATTGCAGTGCTTTATTACTTTGATCATAGTGTGGCATCCCAGCTTGCACAGCAGAACGAGTTCAATTTGAGAAAACCATCTTCTTACCATTATGATTTGCTTCTTTTGGGGTTCTTG ACCTTAATGTGTGGCCTTATTGGAATACCTCCTGCAAACGGAGTCATACCACAATCACCAATGCACACAAAGAGTCTTGCAACTCTTAAACATCAG CTGCTTCGCAACAGACTCGTGGCAACGGCGCGAAAAAGTATAGGAAAAAATGCTAGTTTAGGACAGTTGTATGGTAATATGCAAGAAGCCTACCATCAGATGCAGACACCCCTTGTTTACCAAGACCCTTCTGCTAGA ACACAAGGACTAAAGGAGCTCAAAGAATCAACAATTCTACAAGCTACAAGCATGGGAAGCATGGATGCACCAGTGGATGAGACTCTATTTGATGTTGAGAAAGAGATAGATGACTTGCTTCCTGTTGAGGTAAAAGAACAACGTCTAAGCAACttacttcaagcaaccatggtgGGAGGATGCGTTGCAGCCATGCCTTTACTCAAGAAGATTCCAACCTCAGTCCTATGGGGCTACTTTGCATTCATGGCCATCGAAAGTTTGCCCGGAAACCAGTTCTGGGAGAGGATCCTTCTTCTCTTCACTGCACCTAGCAGAAGATACAA GGTGCTTGAGGATTACCATGCTACATTTGTGGAAACAGTACCATTCAAGACAATTGCAACATTCACAATCTTCCAAACGCTTTATCTTCTTGTATGCTTTGGACTAACTTGGGTTCCAATTGCTGGTGTCATGTTTCCAATGATGATCATGCTCTTAGTTCCTGTAAGACAGTACTTTCTCCCAAGATTTTTCAAAGGGCCACACCTTCAAGACTTGGATGCAGCATCATATGAAGAACAAACTGCTTTACCATATAACATTGCAACA CAATCAGAGTTTGGAGCTGGTGCTTCTCAAGTTGGTGAAGGTGAAATCTTAGATGAAGTTATAACTAGAAGCCGTGGAGAGTTTAGGCGCACTAACAGTCCTAAGGTCACAAGCTCAACTCCAACTCCAGGAAATGATCTCAAAGGCCTTCAGAGCCCGAGACTGTCATTCAATTCTCGCCGTGGCGAGCTTTCGGCCGAGCACAGTCCTCGGTCCGGCACAAGAGGTCCTCACAGTCCAATGGCCAGAGAAGTAAGGTTGGCAAACTTGGGAAGGAGTCCTCTTAGCTCTGATTCAAAACAGCACAACAACAAATAG